From Lagopus muta isolate bLagMut1 chromosome 15, bLagMut1 primary, whole genome shotgun sequence, the proteins below share one genomic window:
- the LOC125700997 gene encoding myosin phosphatase Rho-interacting protein isoform X3: MAAKDNPCRKFQANIFNKSKCQNCFKPRESHLLNDEDLNQAKPIYGGWLLLAPEGTDFDNPVHRSRKWQRRFFILYEHGLLRYALDEMPTTLPQGTINMNQCTDVVDGESRTGQKFSLCILTPEKEHFIRAENKEIISGWLEMLIVYPRTNKQNQKKKRKVEPPTPQEPGPAKMAVTSSNIPSAEKVPTTKSTLWQEEMRGKEPADTSSSISPAQSPVQGAASSLKDPILDSKEDESSMNGDRIDCGRKTRVESGYFSLEKTKQDSKLEEQQLPPPPSPPSPSTPNNSCPMHKDSSRDVGKGAEKSGRPLSFKASRQYTTLADVPKAIRISNREAFQVERKRLERRTRARSPGREEVARLFGNERRRSQVIEKFEALDIENAEHMETNVPAGAALSSETRQGRSEKRVFPRKRDFTCEGTAMGSILDVSASPLSPHRRAKSLDRRSTESSMTPDLLNFKKGWLTKQYEDGQWKKHWFVLTDQSLRYYRDSVAEEAADLDGEIDLSTCYDVTEYPVQRNYGFQIHTKEGEFTLSAMTSGIRRNWIQTIMKHVRPTTAPDVTRKNFSLKLSVLKPSSLPEEKSKTSSSFEPSPKPSEKQDTEQTELDSEQKRSRARERRREGRSKTFDWAEFRPIQQALAQERANAADSSKSGTAAFSRDSSTADTDPGELERERARRREERRKRFEMVDTVDGAGPEETLRMEVDRILPVPSDIKPQNVHVEIEQRWHQVETTPLREEKQIPIAPLHLAHTEDRDEGLAKQHLTTLLEKELEQKQKEALELLEQNRHLQDQLKVALGREQSAREGYVLQTEVAASPSGAWQRLHKVNQDLQNELEAQCQRQELINQQIQSLKRSYAEAKDVIRHHEAEIQSLQARLSNAAAELSIKEQTLAKLRSDLRSEKEKAKEQLEEWQHGEAALSSQLKASEQKLKNAEALLLEKTQELRDLEMQQALQRDHQKEVQRLQDRIAELSRQLNASEQTRILMEEKLQKNYEALLESCEREKQVLIQSLKEVEDKANEYENQLQNSEQQMEILQKEKLSAKFEGSELVHQLEEQLLLKEASIQKLGEHIKELERERDQIKCRFHELMNQVAESDNEVAKLQAKLKMEETNYHNLEQSFEEVSDQFQGVQKVLKEKEEELRHVKEMHLRIVEKKDQDLSEALVKMVALDSSLEETKVRLKAKEEALRKLTSVGAEPCAEEAEDVGCHLEADESHPSQLGQPLPTHDALPVLTYALKEEEEVLETSQRQAEEFDSPSKAAELQDQELAQKALAKPDVGIMGAKRQRIRFSSIQCQKYIHPDGSEKNWTSSTSSDTSQDRSLSEESMSSEPAPGYPSSAASDSETYLSIIHSLETKLYITEEKLKDVTMKLESQHGHNQETLIALHHQWASTESQLREQLQSSLSQVSALVSQLESERQEKLKLIENHVSELGGFQVKNDQALACLEKCREQLRSLPKSDKEQESDLFLVSLSSMETTLSGAIQALGGAPAPPECQQSEGLMAGSPASRGGVLGEGEPVSEEQPAGTFGAGQLRWLSERVAFEASLISQIAESLKNAGSEISQLLREIQGTAEVVLIEPASASHTAADLAGVLSKKLLLEGEFWSQVEELRVHLSTRQGEAEGQTEPAGLGFSPCFLSAVADATLIKAELGFVAQKMRDSFHQRLKMVEEDLHNTKTALQQHKCMLEEILKAYRTPDFDRVVHQISEALEIQKDASERAQISWDGSCLQMGPCQEGAKVQEVRGLPGHGSGEALVSIQEDLAQQLKDKSNVLKEISVALLSLPPEEAMRDCQKLFKISRSLSYHSCMGDLERYSSLLVQDAIVQAQVCYAACKVRLEYERELKSYKESLQSMDALCQERVKTVSLLRDEYEELLRKQQGEYSEVIAMLERENADLKAKVSQLEGQRRLLEEEEHKHSKTLSELQGRYEEEIRNVIEQLNRTEDALKAERTEGLNQLDAIVRDKQDMERYHLEQMQMLEDKFQAKIKELQAIHGEELQALQEHYSQNLQRLQHALDEYQQQHPDAVPAVGPGGGDGWGAGEPGGTRQGPTGDLDSMHGLRERIQELEAQMNVMRDELENKHLEGSASMLREKYQKDFENLKATCERGFAAMEETHQKKIEDLQRQHQRELEKLREEKDRLLAEETAATISAIEAMKNAHREELERELEKSQRSQISSVNADIEALRRQYLEELQSVQRELEVLSEQYSQKCLENAHLAQALEAERQALRQCQRENQELNAHNQELNNRLAAEITRLRTLLTGEGGGEAAGSPLTQGKDAYELEVLLRVKESEIQYLKQEISSLKDELQTALRDKKYASDKYKDIYTELSIVKAKADCDISRLKEQLKAATEAQGEKSPVNTTVSGYDIMKSKSNPDFLKKDRSSVSRQLRNIRSKSVIEQVSWDN; the protein is encoded by the exons GAGCCTGGCCCTGCGAAGATGGCTGTGACCAGCAGCAACATCCCCAGTGCTGAGAAGGTCCCCACCACCAAGTCCACATTGTGGCAGGAGGAAATGAGGGGCAAAGAGCCAGCAGACACGAGCAGCAGCAtcagcccagcacagagcccGGTGCAGGGGGCTGCCAGTTCCCTGAAGGATCCCATATTGGACAGCAAGGAAG ACGAGAGCTCCATGAATGGGGACCGGATAGACTGTGGGCGGAAGACTCGTGTTGAGAGCGGCTACTTCTCCTTGGAGAAGACCAAGCAAGACTCGaagctggaagagcagcagctgcctccacCACcgagcccacccagccccagcaccccaaaCAACAG TTGCCCCATGCACAAGGACTCCAGCAGAGATGTAGGAAAGGGAGCTGAAAAATCGGGGCGTCCCCTTTCTTTTAAAGCCAGCCGGCAGTACACAACCCTGGCCGACGTTCCCAAGGCCATTAGGATCAGTAATCGTGAGGCCTTCCAGGTGGAGAGGAAGCGGCTGGAGCGGAGAACCCGGGCACGTAGCCCTGGGAGAGAAGAAGTGGCCCGGCTCTTTGGCAATGAGAGAAG GCGATCTCAGGTAATTGAGAAATTTGAGGCATTAGACATCGAGAATGCAGAGCACATGGAGACAAACgtgccagcaggagctgccctgtCCAGCGAGACGCGGCAGGGCAGGAGTGAGAAGAGGGTCTTCCCAAGGAAACGG GACTTCACATGCGAAGGGACAGCCATGGGCTCCATCCTGGACGTGTCTGCATCTCCGCTGTCCCCACACCGCCGGGCCAAGTCACTGGACAGAAGGTCCACAGAGTCCTCCATGACG CCTGATTTGCTGAACTTCAAGAAAGGCTGGCTGACAAAGCAGTATGAAGATGGGCAG TGGAAGAAGCACTGGTTTGTGCTGACTGACCAAAGCCTGAGATACTACCGGGATTCAGTGGCAGAGGAG gCTGCAGACCTGGATGGAGAAATTGATTTATCAACGTGCTACGATGTCACTGAGTACCCGGTTCAGCGGAACTATGGCTTCCAGATCCAT ACGAAGGAAGGGGAGTTCACCCTTTCTGCCATGACGTCTGGCATCCGTCGCAACTGGATTCAGACCATCATGAAGCACGTTCGCCCCACCACTGCGCCTGATGTAACGAG gaaaaacttctctttgAAACTATCCGTGCTGAAGCCCAG ctccctaccagaggagaaaagcaaaacaagctcATCCTTTGAGCCCAGCCCAAAGCCCAGCGAGAAGCAGGACACGGAGCAAACAGAGCTGGACTCGGAGCAGAAGCGGAGCCGTGCACGGGAGCGCCGGCGAGAAGGACGATCCAAGACCTTTGACTGGGCTGAGTTCCGCCCCATCCAGCAAGCCCTGGCTCAGGAGCGTGCCAACGCCGCCGACTCCTCCAAGAGTGGCACCGCTGCCTTctccagggacagcagcacCGCCGACACCGACCCAGGAGAGCTGGAGCGGGAGCGGGCCCGGCGGCGCGAGGAGCGGCGCAAACGCTTTGAGATGGTCGACACGGTGGATGGAGCAGGGCCAGAGGAGACACTGAGGATGGAGGTGGATCGGATCCTGCCTGTCCCCTCGGACATCAAACCGCAGAACGTCCACGTGGAGATTGAGCAGCGGTGGCACCAGGTGGAGACCACCCCGCTGCGGGAGGAGAAGCAGATCCCCATCGCTCCCCTGCACCTCGCTCACACTGAGGACCGGGATGAGGGGCTGGCAAAGCAGCACCTGACCACGCTGCTGGAGAAGGAG ctggagcagaaacagaaagaggCCCTGGAGCTCCTGGAACAGAACCGACACCTGCAGGACCAGCTGAAAGTGGCACTGGGTCGGGAGCAGAGTGCCCGTGAGGGCTACGTGTTGCAG ACCGAGGTGGCCGCCTCGCCGTCAGGTGCCTGGCAGAGGCTCCACAAAGTCAACCAAGACCTCCAAAACGAGCTGGAAGCGCAATGCCAGCGTCAAGAGCTGATCAATCAGCAGATCCAGTCGCTGAAGCGCAGCTATGCCGAGGCTAAGGACGTCATCCGGCACCACGAAGCTGAGATTCAGAGCCTGCAGGCGAGGCTCAGCAACGCGGCAGCCGAGCTCTCCATCAAGGAGCAGACCCTGGCCAAGCTCAGGAGCGACCTGAGGAGCGAGAAGGAGAAGGccaaggagcagctggaggagtgGCAGCATGGCGAGGCCGcgctcagctcccagctgaaGGCCAGTGAGCAGAAGCTAAAGAATGCTGAGGCTCTGCTCCTGGAGAAGACCCAGGAGCTGCGGGACCTGGAAAtgcagcaggctctgcagagGGACCACCAGAAGGAGGTGCAGCGGCTGCAGGACAGGATTGCCGAGCTGAGCAGGCAGCTGAATGCCAGCGAGCAGACGCGCATCCTCATGgaggagaagctgcagaagaattACGAGGCTTTGCTGGAGAGCTGTGAGAGGGAAAAGCAGGTTTTAATACAGAGTCTGAAGGAGGTGGAAGATAAGGCCAACGAGTACGAGAATCAGCTGCAAAATAGCGAGCAGCAAATGGAaattctgcagaaggaaaagctgagtgCAAAGTTTGAGGGCAGCGAGCTTGTCCaccagctggaggagcagctgctgctgaaggaggcCAGCATCCAGAAACTGGGCGAGCACATCAAGGAGCTCGAGAGGGAAAGAGATCAGATAAAATGTCGGTTCCATGAGCTCATGAATCAAGTTGCTGAGTCAGATAATGAGGTTGCAAAGCTGCAAGCCAAGTTGAAAATGGAAGAGACCAACTACCACAATCTGGAGCAATCGTTTGAGGAGGTGTCAGATCAGTTCCAGGGTGTGCAGAaagtgctgaaagaaaaagaggaggagctGAGGCATGTTAAGGAAATGCACTTGAGAATTGTGGAGAAGAAAGATCAAGATCTCAGCGAGGCTTTGGTTAAAATGGTTGCTTTGGATAGCAGTTTAGAGGAGACTAAAGTAAGGCTAAAGGCCAAGGAGGAGGCTTTAAGGAAATTAACCAGCGTAGGTGCGGAGCCATGTGCTGAGGAGGCAGAAGATGTTGGCTGCCATCTGGAGGCTGACGAAAGTCACCCGTCTCAGCTGGGGCAGCCTCTGCCAACTCACGATGCCCTCCCGGTTCTGACCTATGCattgaaggaggaggaggaggtccTTGAGACCAGCCAAAGGCAAGCAGAGGAGTTTGACTCCCCTTCGAAAGCTGCGGAGCTCCAGGACCAAGAGTTGGCTCAGAAGGCCTTAGCAAAGCCCGATGTAGGAATCATGGGGGCCAAGAGGCAGAGAATCCGTTTCTCGAGCATCCAGTGCCAAAAATATATCCACCCGGATGGATCGGAGAAGAACTGGACCAGCAGTACCTCTTCTGACACCAGCCAGGACAGGTCCTTGTCTGAGGAAAGCATGTCTTCGGAGCCAGCTCCTGGCTACCCATCATCAGCGGCAAGCGACTCCGAGACCTACCTCTCCATCATCCACTCTCTGGAAACCAAGCTGTAtattacagaggaaaaactgaaagatgTAACCATGAAGCTCGAGAGCCAACACGGCCACAACCAGGAGACTCTGATCGCCCTGCACCACCAGTGGGCCAGCACAGAGTCTCAGCTGCGggagcagctccagagcagcTTATCCCAAGTCAGCGCTCTTGTCTCGCAGCTGGAGAGCGAGAGGCAGGAGAAGCTCAAACTCATAGAAAATCATGTTAGCGAGCTGGGAGGTTTCCAGGTGAAAAACGATCAAGCGCTGGCTTGCTTAGAGaagtgcagggagcagctcagaTCTCTCCCCAAGTCAGATAAGGAGCAAGAGAGCGATTTGTTCCTCGTTAGTCTATCCAGCATGGAAACAACCTTATCGGGTGCAATCCAGGCCTTGGGAGGGGCACCGGCCCCACCGGAGTGTCAGCAGAGTGAGGGCCTCATGGCAGGGTCCCCTGCGTCCAGGGGGGGGGTGCTGGGTGAAGGGGAGCCCGTCTctgaggagcagccagcagggacTTTTGGTGCGGGCCAGTTGAGGTGGCTGTCTGAGAGAGTGGCCTTTGAGGCCTCTCTTATCAGCCAGATAGCAGAGTCTCTGAAAAATGCAGGCTCTGAGATATCACAGCTTCTCAGGGAGATCCAGGGGACGGCGGAGGTGGTTCTGATAGAGCCGGCAAGTGCTTCTCACACAGCAGCTGACTTGGCCGGTGTCCTATCtaagaagctgctgctggaaggggagTTCTGGAGCCAGGTGGAGGAGCTGAGAGTGCACCTGAGCACCaggcagggagaagcagagggCCAAACAGAACCAGCAGGTTTGGGCTTTTCTCCGTGTTTTCTTAGTGCTGTAGCAGATGCTACGTTGATCAAAGCAGAACTTGGGTTTGTGGCGCAGAAGATGAGGGACTCTTTTCACCAGAGGTTAAAAATGGTCGAAGAAGACCTCCATAACACCAAaacagctctccagcagcacaagtGCATGTTGGAGGAAATTCTCAAAGCTTACAGGACTCCTGATTTTGACAGAGTTGTGCATCAGATTTCTGAAGCGcttgaaattcagaaagatGCTTCAGAAAGAGCCCAGATCTCCTGGGACGGGAGCTGCCTCCAAATGGGACCGTGCCAGGAGGGGGCCAAGGTGCAGGAGGTTCGTGGCCTACCAGGTCATGGCAGTGGTGAAGCTCTTGTTTCCATTCAGGAAGATCTTGCCCAACAACTAAAAGACAAATCCAATGTTCTTAAGGAAATCTCTGTTGCCTTACTTTCTCTGCCTCCTGAGGAGGCCATGAGAGATTGCCAGAAGCTCTTCAAGATATCTCGGAGCCTTTCATATCACTCGTGCATGGGAGACCTGGAGCGCTACTCCTCTTTGTTAGTTCAGGATGCAATAGTTCAGGCTCAGGTTTGTTACGCTGCTTGCAAGGTCCGCCTGGAGTACGAGAGAGAGCTGAAGTCGTACAAAGAGTCCTTGCAGAGCATGGATGCACTGTGCCAGGAGCGTGTGAAGACCGTCTCCCTGCTCCGGGATGAGTACGAAGAgctgctgaggaagcagcagggtgagtacagtgaggtgatCGCCATGCTGGAGCGGGAGAACGCTGATCTCAAAGCCAAGGTCTCCCAGCTCGAAGGTCAGCGGAGGCTTTTAGAAGAGGAGgagcacaaacacagcaaaacttTGAGTGAGTTGCAGGGCCGCTACGAGGAGGAGATTCGGAACGTGATTGAGCAGCTGAACAGGACAGAGGATGCTCTGAAGGCTGAGAGGACGGAGGGCCTCAACCAGCTGGACGCCATCGTCCGTGACAAGCAGGACATGGAGCGCTACCACCTGGAGCAGATGCAGATGCTGGAGGACAAGTTCCAGGCCAAGATCAAGGAGCTGCAGGCCATTCATGGCGAGGAGCTGCAAGCTCTGCAGGAGCACTACAGCCAGAACCTGCAGCGCCTGCAGCACGCCCTTGACGaataccagcagcagcacccggATGCGGTCCCTGCGGTGGGGCCGGGCGGTGGGGATGGCTGGGGGGCCGGGGAGCCGGGTGGCACCAGGCAGGGACCCACCGGGGACCTGGACTCCATGCACGGCCTGCGGGAACGCATCCAGGAGCTGGAGGCCCAGATGAACGTGATGAGGGATGAGCTGGAGAACAAGCACCTGGAGGGCAGCGCTTCCATGCTGAGGGAAAAGTACCAGAAAGACTTTGAGAACCTAAAG GCAACATGTGAGAGGGGCTTTGCAGCCATGGAGGAGACACACCAGAAGAAGATCGAGGACCTGCAGCGGCAGCACCAGCGGGAGCTGGAGAAGCTGCGGGAGGAGAAGGACCGCCTGCTGGCAGAGGAAACAGCTGCCACCATTTCAG CCATTGAAGCCATGAAGAACGCGCACCGGGAGGAGCTGGAGCGAGAGCTGGAGAAGTCGCAGCGCTCACAGATCAGCAGCGTTAACGCCGACATCGAGGCCCTCCGGAGGCAGTATCT ggaggagctgcagtCGGTGCAGCGGGAGCTGGAGGTGCTGTCAGAGCAGTATTCACAGAAGTGCTTGGAGAACGCCCACCTGGCGCAGGCGCTGGAGGCTGAGAGGCAGGCCCTCCGCCAGTGCCAGCGGGAGAACCAGGAGCTCAATGCCCACAACCAG GAGCTGAATAACCGCCTGGCTGCGGAGATCACGCGGTTGCGGACCTTGCTGACCGGGGAGGGTGGAGGAGAGGCTGCTGGGTCGCCTCTCACCCAGGGCAAAGATGCCTACGAGCTGGAG GTCCTGCTGAGGGTCAAAGAGTCAGAAATCCAGTACCTGAAGCAGGAGATCAGCTCTCTCAAAGACGAGCTGCAGACGGCACTGAGG GATAAGAAATACGCCAGCGACAAGTACAAAGACATCTACACAGAGCTGAGCATTGTGAAGGCCAAGGCAGACTGTGATATCAGCAGGTTGAaagagcagctgaaagcagccaCAGAAGCTCAGGGAGAGAAATCCCCTGTGAACACCACTGTATCGGGATATG ATATTATGAAATCAAAAAGCAACCCTGATTTCTTGAAGAAAGACAGATCCAGTGTTAGCCGGCAACTAAGGAATATCAGGTCAAAG TCCGTTATTGAGCAGGTCTCATGGGATAACTGA